In Oryzihumus leptocrescens, the following are encoded in one genomic region:
- a CDS encoding MFS transporter: MSPLTSYRQLFALSGPTYVLVAFLGRLPLAMSQLGTLLLVAGSTGSYGAGGASAGALAVANAVGSPVAGALADRVGQRAVVLAQSLAGAAGLAVLVLLASSGAPWPAQAAAAALTGLLMPQVGPLARVRWRPITRHAGADQPRLVNVAFSYEGAADEASFVIGPALVGAAAAVVAPAAALVVAAAVLAVFGSWFALHPTAHLVRRARESAPHARGRLFTASLVLLCLAQLIIGTVFGSAQTATSQMATAAGVPGLTGGLHALLGVGSVVAGLAVAMLPDRFPYEQRLRVFAAGLLVLALPLLAVNTLPALAVALGVLGLAVAPYMISVFTLAERITPPRRTGAAMTVLAGATGMGYAVGSSVAGRLADASGHTAAFGVTVTAGVLATALTLAAAPLLRAEQRRVASASVEVEALQPA, translated from the coding sequence GATGAGCCAGCTCGGCACCCTCCTGCTCGTCGCCGGGTCCACCGGCAGCTACGGCGCCGGTGGCGCCTCTGCGGGTGCGCTGGCCGTCGCCAACGCGGTCGGCTCCCCCGTGGCCGGCGCACTGGCCGACCGGGTCGGGCAGCGTGCCGTCGTCCTCGCCCAGTCCCTCGCCGGAGCCGCCGGGCTCGCCGTCCTCGTCCTGCTCGCCAGCTCGGGGGCGCCCTGGCCGGCCCAGGCCGCCGCTGCCGCGCTGACCGGCCTGCTCATGCCCCAGGTGGGCCCGCTGGCCCGCGTCCGCTGGCGCCCCATCACCCGCCACGCCGGCGCGGACCAGCCGCGTCTGGTCAACGTCGCCTTCTCCTACGAGGGGGCCGCCGACGAGGCGTCGTTCGTCATCGGGCCGGCGCTCGTCGGGGCGGCCGCCGCGGTGGTCGCCCCCGCCGCGGCCCTCGTCGTCGCCGCAGCCGTGCTGGCCGTGTTCGGCTCGTGGTTCGCCCTGCACCCGACCGCCCACCTGGTCCGGCGCGCCCGGGAGTCCGCCCCTCACGCCCGTGGCCGGTTGTTCACCGCCAGCCTGGTGCTGCTCTGCCTGGCCCAGCTCATCATCGGCACGGTCTTCGGCTCCGCGCAGACCGCCACCTCCCAGATGGCCACCGCCGCCGGAGTGCCCGGCCTCACCGGTGGGCTGCACGCCCTGCTCGGCGTCGGCAGCGTCGTCGCCGGCCTCGCCGTGGCGATGCTGCCCGACCGGTTCCCCTACGAGCAGCGCCTGCGCGTCTTCGCCGCCGGCCTGCTCGTGCTCGCCCTGCCGCTGCTCGCCGTCAACACCCTGCCGGCCCTGGCGGTGGCCCTGGGCGTGCTCGGCCTGGCCGTCGCGCCCTACATGATCAGCGTGTTCACCCTCGCCGAGCGGATCACCCCGCCCCGGCGCACCGGCGCCGCGATGACCGTGCTCGCCGGAGCGACGGGCATGGGGTATGCCGTGGGGTCGAGCGTCGCGGGCCGGCTCGCCGACGCGAGCGGCCACACCGCGGCGTTCGGCGTCACCGTGACGGCAGGCGTGCTCGCCACGGCGCTGACGCTGGCCGCCGCCCCGCTGCTGCGCGCGGAGCAGCGCCGCGTCGCCTCGGCCTCCGTGGAGGTCGAGGCCCTGCAACCCGCCTGA